Proteins co-encoded in one Bactrocera dorsalis isolate Fly_Bdor unplaced genomic scaffold, ASM2337382v1 BdCtg513, whole genome shotgun sequence genomic window:
- the LOC125775349 gene encoding probable helicase DDB_G0274399 (The sequence of the model RefSeq protein was modified relative to this genomic sequence to represent the inferred CDS: added 47 bases not found in genome assembly) → VLVGDTQQLPATVLSKKASDFGLGTSLFTRIQRCIESVTLKTVANADKGNNVSSLESTDIIFSLQTQYRMHPEICKWPNSYFYKNELIDDAKTHQFKTPLKPFSVLNLTYTQNDNCHRGQIANELEAQFVARLVKTLDGYIPMKYNTYGVITPYAQQRVALEKAMRTAGYSNVMVNTIDSYQGMERDVIIISNARTTGIGFLANYQRLNVALTRPKKCLILCGNFKNLEAVPAWRSLLSSARERKLYHELSPNCMDDMHRTVIPKIKASKANTATTEATATATTTTKEVTTVATTTKQSEQ, encoded by the exons AGAAAGCATCCGATTTCGGTCTGGGCACGTCACTTTTCACACGTATACAGCGTTGCATAGAATCGGTCACACTCAAAACCGTCGCAAATGCCGACAAAGGCAATAATGTCAGCAGCTTAGAGAGCACGGATATTATTTTTAGCTTACAAACACAGTATCGCATGCATCCGGAAATCTGCAAATGGCCCAATTcgtatttctacaaaaatgagTTGATCGACGATGCCAAAACGCATCAATTCAAAACCCCGTTAAAACCATTTTCAGTGCTTAATCTCACTTATACACAGAACGATAACTGTCATCGTGGTCAAATCGCTAACGAGCTGGAAGCACAGTTTGTGGCACGTCTGGTGAAGACGCTGGATGGTTACATACCCATGAAGTACAATACATATGGTGTCATAACGCCATATGCACAACAGCGAGTTGCCTTAGAAAAAGCTATGCG TACGGCTGGTTATTCGAATGTGATGGTGAACACCATTGACTCATACCAGGGCATGGAGCGCGATGTTATTATTATATCGAATGCGCGTACCACTGGTATAGGGTTTTTGGCCAATTATCAGCGTTTGAATGTGGCGTTGACACGCCCAAAGAAGTGCCTTATATTGTGTGGAAACTTTAAAAACTTGgag GCGGTGCCGGCTTGGCGTAGCCTTCTATCCTCGGCGCGTGAACGTAAGCTCTATCATGAGCTTAGTCCCAACTGCATGGATGATATGCATAGAACTGTAATTCCTAAAATCAAAGCTTCTAAAGCAAACACCGCTACAACAGAAgctacagcaacagcaacaacaacaaccaaagaaGTAACAAcagtcgctacaacaacaaaacaaagtgaACAATAA